A single window of Rhodamnia argentea isolate NSW1041297 chromosome 5, ASM2092103v1, whole genome shotgun sequence DNA harbors:
- the LOC115739978 gene encoding plasmodesmata-located protein 6 yields MSVAEKAPSPPLFFFSSSVFLLTLSLLASPSTSDTDSFVFGGCSQLKYLPGSPYENGVNSILTSFVNNAMLAAYNNFTVPAGTTSADTIYGLFQCRGDLDQSTCSRCVARAVSQLGTLCAGACGGALQLDSCFVKYDNSTFLGVEDKTVVIKKCGPGSDGYDSDALARRDAVLGYVGASDGDGGAYKFYRDGSSGDVRGIAQCVQDLSPGECQDCLAEAIGQLKSNCGAARWADMFLAKCYVRYTEGSDHSHGGHDTNDDSEIEKTLAILIGLIAGVTLVIVFLSFLGKVCDTAKEGK; encoded by the exons ATGTCCGTCGCTGAAAAAGCTCCGTCTCCtccgctcttcttcttctcctcctccgtcttcctcctcacactctctctcctcgcGTCCCCGTCGACTTCCGACACGGACTCCTTCGTCTTCGGCGGCTGCTCGCAGCTGAAGTACCTCCCCGGGTCGCCGTACGAGAACGGCGTCAACTCCATCCTCACCTCCTTCGTCAACAACGCCATGCTCGCCGCCTACAACAACTTCACCGTCCCCGCCGGTACCACCTCCGCCGACACCATCTACGGCCTCTTCCAATGCCGCGGCGACCTCGACCAGAGCACCTGCTCCCGCTGCGTCGCCCGCGCCGTCAGCCAGCTCGGCACCCTCTGCGCCGGCGCCTGCGGCGGCGCCCTCCAGCTCGACAGCTGCTTCGTCAAGTACGACAACTCCACCTTCCTCGGGGTCGAGGACAAGACCGTGGTGATCAAGAAGTGCGGGCCCGGGTCGGATGGCTATGACTCCGACGCACTGGCGAGGCGGGACGCCGTGTTGGGGTACGTCGGGGcgagcgacggcgacggcggggCCTACAAGTTCTACCGGGATGGGTCGTCCGGCGACGTGCGGGGGATCGCGCAGTGCGTGCAGGACCTGAGCCCCGGAGAGTGCCAGGACTGCCTCGCGGAGGCGATCGGGCAGTTGAAGAGCAACTGCGGGGCGGCCAGGTGGGCAGACATGTTCTTGGCCAAGTGCTACGTGCGGTACACGGAGGGCAGCGACCACTCGCACGGCGGCCACG ATACTAACGACGACAGCGAGATCGAGAAGACGCTAGCAATACTGATCGGGCTCATTGCGGGGGTCACGCTGGTCATCGTCTTCCTCTCTTTCCTAGGGAAAGTCTGCGATACAGCCAAGG AAGGTAAATGA
- the LOC115739981 gene encoding probable peroxygenase 4 isoform X1, whose product MASSSPSSTSNPDDGNNAEKHDPMMPNDQNVLQKHAAFFDRNHDGVVYPWETFQGFRSIGASLFMSTVAAAFINIGLSQKTRPGKFPSFLFPIEVKNIQKAKHGSDSGVYDSEGRFVLSKFEEIFGKHALTHPNALTSDELQEMLKSNRQPRNYTGWLASYAEWKVLYILCKDKNGLLHKDTVRAVYDGSLFERMEKDRASKKQKD is encoded by the exons ATGGCGTCGTCGTCTCCTTCGTCGACCAGTAACCCTGACGATG GTAATAATGCGGAGAAGCACGATCCCATGATGCCGAACGACCAGAACGTCCTGCAGAAGCACGCCGCCTTCTTCGACCGCAACCACGACGGCGTCGTCTATCCCTGGGAGACATttcaag GTTTTCGATCGATCGGCGCTAGCCTCTTCATGTCCACCGTCGCTGCCGCCTTCATCAACATCGGACTCAGCCAGAAAACTCGCCCT GGCAAATTCCCTTCCTTTCTGTTTCCAATCGAAGTCAAGAACATCCAAAAGGCCAAGCACGGAAGTGATTCTGGCGTCTACGATTCTGAAGGAAG GTTCGTTCTGTCgaaatttgaagaaattttcGGGAAGCACGCACTGACGCACCCGAATGCCTTGACATCGGATGAACTGCAGGAGATGCTCAAGTCCAATAGGCAACCCAGGAACTACACAGGCTG GTTGGCGAGCTACGCGGAATGGAAGGTCCTGTACATTCTTTGCAAGGACAAGAACGGTCTGCTTCACAAAGACACGGTCCGGGCCGTGTACGACGGGAGCTTGTTCGAGCGCATGGAGAAGGACCGAGCATCCAAAAAGCAGAAGGACTGA
- the LOC115739982 gene encoding nudix hydrolase 17, mitochondrial, translating into MVCLVSRSGRELQRYHMGRRQVVGCIPYRYKRDGDGVASDELEFLVISSPKGQGLMFPKGGWELDESAEESASRESVEEAGVLGDVECQLGRWSFLSKRYGTYYEGHMFPLFVKEELDLWPEKKLRQRIWMTASEAREVCRHWWMKEALDILVERLGSIAQQKRKPEAIVL; encoded by the exons ATGGTGTGCTTGGTTTCTCGCAGTGGGAGAGAGCTCCAGAGATACCACATGGGCCGTCGCCAAGTTGTTGG ATGCATACCTTACCGATACAAGAGGGACGGAGACGGAGTGGCCAGTGATGAATTAGAGTTCTTAGTGATCAGTTCACCCAAAGGTCAAGGGCTCATGTTCCCTAAG GGAGGATGGGAGCTTGATGAATCAGCAGAAGAATCGGCTTCAAGAGAGTCCGTCGAAGAGGCTGGAGTTCTCGGTGACGTCGAG TGTCAATTGGGAAGATGGAGCTTCTTGAGCAAAAGATATGGAACGTACTATGAAGGGCACATGTTCCCTTTGTTTGTCAAGGAAGAACTTGATCTGTGGCCGGAGAAAAAGCTCCGCCAGAGGATCTGG ATGACAGCATCCGAAGCGAGGGAAGTGTGCAGGCATTGGTGGATGAAGGAAGCCCTGGACATATTGGTTGAGAGGCTTGGCTCCATTGCCCAACAGAAGAGAAAACCAGAAGCTATCGTTCTGTAG
- the LOC115739981 gene encoding probable peroxygenase 4 isoform X2 has protein sequence MASSSPSSTSNPDDGNNAEKHDPMMPNDQNVLQKHAAFFDRNHDGVVYPWETFQGFRSIGASLFMSTVAAAFINIGLSQKTRPGKFPSFLFPIEVKNIQKAKHGSDSGVYDSEGRFVLSKFEEIFGKHALTHPNALTSDELQEMLKSNRQPRNYTGWLASYAEWKVLYILCKDKNGLLHKDTVRAVYDGSLFERMEKDRASKKQKD, from the exons ATGGCGTCGTCGTCTCCTTCGTCGACCAGTAACCCTGACGATG GTAATAATGCGGAGAAGCACGATCCCATGATGCCGAACGACCAGAACGTCCTGCAGAAGCACGCCGCCTTCTTCGACCGCAACCACGACGGCGTCGTCTATCCCTGGGAGACATttcaag GTTTTCGATCGATCGGCGCTAGCCTCTTCATGTCCACCGTCGCTGCCGCCTTCATCAACATCGGACTCAGCCAGAAAACTCGCCCT GGCAAATTCCCTTCCTTTCTGTTTCCAATCGAAGTCAAGAACATCCAAAAGGCCAAGCACGGAAGTGATTCTGGCGTCTACGATTCTGAAGGAAG GTTCGTTCTGTCgaaatttgaagaaattttcGGGAAGCACGCACTGACGCACCCGAATGCCTTGACATCGGATGAACTGCAGGAGATGCTCAAGTCCAATAGGCAACCCAGGAACTACACAGGCTG GTTGGCGAGCTACGCGGAATGGAAGGTCCTGTACATTCTTTGCAAGGACAAGAACGGTCTGCTTCACAAAGACACGGTCCGGGCCGTGTACGACGGGAGCTTGTTCGAGCGCATGGAGAAGGACCGAGCATCCAAAAAGCAGAAGGACT GA